The Arachis ipaensis cultivar K30076 chromosome B07, Araip1.1, whole genome shotgun sequence genome includes a window with the following:
- the LOC107606532 gene encoding uncharacterized protein LOC107606532 isoform X1, whose product MSGQQRMMLSSQKIGFGIGIEHFTDLLRYFNLPPSHTTTPLLREPKALVLGHSASELVEAGVKFQVTNKPSHRHQKNKSSHGHQKDESSHGCMLDLKFERGTLNIPHIEADDATEIFLRNIVALEQCHYPKEHYILDYVIFLGHLMKTNKDAGVLIKAGIIGCIFGGDYESKVANLFGGVGKNTVVSTTSACYLKFCNDLDDYCIHPWHSLMATLRRDYFTSPWKTAASFGGIVLLILTVIQTVCSLRQV is encoded by the exons ATGAGCGGACAACAGAGGATGATGTTATCTTCTCAAAAGATTGGGTTTGGAATCGG TATAGAACACTTCACTGATCTGCTTAGATACTTCAACTTGCCACCATCTCATACAACAACACCACTTTTAAGGGAACCCAAAGCGTTAGTTCTTGGTCACAGTGCATCTGAGTTAGTTGAAGCAGGAGTCAAATTCCAAGTAACAAATAAACCAAGTCATAGACACCAAAAGAATAAATCAAGTCATGGACACCAAAAAGATGAATCAAGTCATGGCTGCATGCTAGACTTGAAATTTGAACGTGGTACTCTTAATATTCCACATATTGAAGCGGATGATGCGACTGAAATTTTCTTGAGGAACATTGTGGCTTTGGAGCAGTGTCACTATCCTAAAGAACACTACATCCTTGATTATGTTATATTCCTTGGTCACCTGATGAAAACAAACAAGGATGCTGGTGTCCTAATCAAAGCTGGAATAATCGGTTGCATATTTGGTGGTGATTATGAAAGTAAAGTGGCTAACCTATTCGGTGGTGTTGGGAAGAATACTGTGGTGTCAACGACTAGTGCTTGTTATCTCAAGTTTTGTAATGATTTGGATGACTACTGTATTCATCCATGGCACAGTCTAATGGCAACTCTGAGGCGCGATTATTTCACCTCTCCATGGAAGACAGCAGCTTCCTTTGGTGGAATTGTGCTGCTAATTCTCACTGTTATTCAAACCGTATGTTCTCTTCGCCAAGTTTAA
- the LOC107606532 gene encoding uncharacterized protein LOC107606532 isoform X2: protein MSGQQRMMLSSQKIGFGIGYFNLPPSHTTTPLLREPKALVLGHSASELVEAGVKFQVTNKPSHRHQKNKSSHGHQKDESSHGCMLDLKFERGTLNIPHIEADDATEIFLRNIVALEQCHYPKEHYILDYVIFLGHLMKTNKDAGVLIKAGIIGCIFGGDYESKVANLFGGVGKNTVVSTTSACYLKFCNDLDDYCIHPWHSLMATLRRDYFTSPWKTAASFGGIVLLILTVIQTVCSLRQV, encoded by the exons ATGAGCGGACAACAGAGGATGATGTTATCTTCTCAAAAGATTGGGTTTGGAATCGG ATACTTCAACTTGCCACCATCTCATACAACAACACCACTTTTAAGGGAACCCAAAGCGTTAGTTCTTGGTCACAGTGCATCTGAGTTAGTTGAAGCAGGAGTCAAATTCCAAGTAACAAATAAACCAAGTCATAGACACCAAAAGAATAAATCAAGTCATGGACACCAAAAAGATGAATCAAGTCATGGCTGCATGCTAGACTTGAAATTTGAACGTGGTACTCTTAATATTCCACATATTGAAGCGGATGATGCGACTGAAATTTTCTTGAGGAACATTGTGGCTTTGGAGCAGTGTCACTATCCTAAAGAACACTACATCCTTGATTATGTTATATTCCTTGGTCACCTGATGAAAACAAACAAGGATGCTGGTGTCCTAATCAAAGCTGGAATAATCGGTTGCATATTTGGTGGTGATTATGAAAGTAAAGTGGCTAACCTATTCGGTGGTGTTGGGAAGAATACTGTGGTGTCAACGACTAGTGCTTGTTATCTCAAGTTTTGTAATGATTTGGATGACTACTGTATTCATCCATGGCACAGTCTAATGGCAACTCTGAGGCGCGATTATTTCACCTCTCCATGGAAGACAGCAGCTTCCTTTGGTGGAATTGTGCTGCTAATTCTCACTGTTATTCAAACCGTATGTTCTCTTCGCCAAGTTTAA